From Coriobacteriia bacterium, the proteins below share one genomic window:
- the mbhE gene encoding hydrogen gas-evolving membrane-bound hydrogenase subunit E, with protein MKRALTAALLIIVALPMLYAVAQLPPQGSPTSPAYTHVSARYLEAGPEEAGAENVVTAVILNYRGFDTDGEVTVIFTSLAAVLAVLLGVRTGEKPLAGQPVSSVEASVVVSFVVRLLAPAIALFGIYVILHGHVSPGGGFQGGAILASLLIIITTILERAQAEALVPLRIRRWLQIAAPLAFFTVGVAGLVVFGNYLQFPRTHDLAWLTVTWLTIIEIGIGVGGAAILATIFWTMGGDS; from the coding sequence ATGAAGCGTGCGCTGACAGCAGCCCTGCTCATCATCGTCGCGCTGCCGATGCTCTACGCCGTCGCACAGCTTCCGCCACAGGGCAGCCCTACGAGCCCGGCCTACACGCATGTCTCGGCTCGCTACCTTGAGGCCGGGCCAGAGGAGGCCGGTGCCGAGAACGTGGTCACCGCGGTCATTCTCAACTACCGCGGGTTCGACACGGACGGCGAGGTCACGGTGATCTTCACGTCGCTCGCGGCGGTCCTGGCGGTTCTGCTGGGTGTTCGCACGGGCGAGAAACCGCTTGCCGGGCAGCCCGTGTCGTCGGTGGAAGCGAGTGTCGTCGTCTCGTTCGTGGTACGGCTGCTCGCGCCGGCGATCGCGCTGTTCGGGATCTACGTCATCTTGCACGGCCATGTCTCGCCGGGAGGGGGCTTCCAGGGCGGCGCGATCCTCGCATCGCTCCTCATCATCATCACCACCATTCTCGAACGCGCGCAGGCCGAGGCGCTCGTCCCGCTTCGGATACGCAGATGGCTGCAGATAGCGGCGCCGCTCGCTTTCTTCACGGTGGGTGTGGCCGGTTTGGTCGTCTTCGGCAACTACCTCCAGTTTCCTCGGACGCACGACCTCGCGTGGCTCACCGTCACCTGGCTCACCATCATCGAGATCGGTATCGGGGTGGGCGGCGCTGCCATCCTCGCGACGATCTTCTGGACGATGGGGGGCGACTCATGA
- a CDS encoding metalloregulator ArsR/SmtB family transcription factor, which produces MTDDQMALVARALAHPARVRIVRLLAAQAECRGQEVFSELPLAQSTISEHLRVLKEAGLVQSHPVGTAMVYCLVASVLDEFNQAIGEIAAVVTECGPRQGACDE; this is translated from the coding sequence ATGACGGACGATCAGATGGCGCTCGTAGCCAGGGCACTCGCGCATCCTGCGCGCGTTCGCATCGTGCGTCTCCTTGCCGCGCAAGCCGAATGCCGGGGCCAGGAGGTCTTCTCCGAGCTGCCGCTCGCACAGTCCACGATCTCTGAGCACCTGCGGGTGCTCAAGGAGGCCGGGCTCGTGCAGTCGCACCCCGTCGGGACGGCGATGGTGTACTGCCTCGTGGCCTCGGTGCTCGACGAGTTCAACCAGGCCATCGGCGAGATCGCGGCGGTAGTGACCGAGTGCGGGCCGAGACAGGGAGCGTGCGATGAGTGA
- a CDS encoding peroxiredoxin family protein, with translation MPRVSLNVSAPDFSLPDLNGEPVSLSDFRGHKNVLLVFNRTFAUPFCRRHMAQLRDDYSQFVDRDVEIVVVGPEDAAAFLDYWRAESLPFVGLPDPTHAVLKRYGQEVNLFKLGRMPAQVLIDRAGIARFVHYGHSMSDIPDNQEVLGLVDEINAS, from the coding sequence ATGCCGCGCGTCTCTCTGAACGTGAGCGCCCCCGATTTCTCCTTGCCCGACCTCAACGGTGAACCGGTCAGCCTGTCGGACTTCCGCGGCCACAAGAACGTGCTGCTCGTGTTCAACCGCACGTTCGCTTGACCGTTCTGCCGCAGGCATATGGCGCAGTTGCGCGATGACTACTCCCAATTCGTCGACCGCGATGTTGAGATCGTGGTGGTCGGCCCCGAGGACGCAGCGGCGTTCCTAGACTACTGGCGGGCCGAGTCACTCCCCTTCGTCGGTCTTCCCGATCCCACCCACGCGGTGCTGAAGCGCTACGGGCAGGAGGTCAATCTGTTCAAGCTGGGGCGCATGCCGGCTCAGGTCCTGATCGACCGAGCCGGAATCGCACGCTTCGTTCACTACGGCCACAGCATGAGTGACATACCCGACAACCAGGAGGTCCTTGGCCTGGTGGACGAGATCAACGCCTCGTAG
- the arsB gene encoding ACR3 family arsenite efflux transporter, with amino-acid sequence MSESAAPTDKKRMGVFERYLTLWVALCIVAGTVIGNAWPGVADSLSRFTYAQISIPVTVLIWLMIFPMMLQIDFASLRRVGENKNGLVVTTVVNWVIKPFTMFGIAWLFFFVIFENQIPPELAQQYLAGAVLLGAAPCTAMVFVWSYLADGDPAYTLVQVALNDLIMLVAFVPIVSFLLGVGGIPVPWDTMALSVVLFVVVPLVAGWFVRTRLIAAKGLAWFETDFLPRFGPITIIALLATLVIIFIFQGEIIVANPFHILLIAIPLTIQTFLIFAIAYGWAWRWRIPHPIGAPAGFIGASNFFELAVAVAIALFGLTSGATLVTVVGVLVEVPVMLTLVWIANRTRERYSVRAGGDQHCTAPVPLVASLVDGEECNS; translated from the coding sequence ATGAGTGAGTCTGCGGCACCAACCGACAAGAAGCGCATGGGGGTGTTCGAGCGCTACCTGACGCTGTGGGTGGCACTGTGCATCGTTGCGGGTACCGTGATCGGCAACGCGTGGCCCGGGGTCGCAGACTCGCTGTCCCGCTTCACCTACGCGCAGATATCCATCCCCGTGACGGTGCTCATCTGGCTCATGATCTTCCCGATGATGCTGCAGATCGACTTCGCATCGCTACGGCGCGTGGGGGAAAACAAGAACGGACTCGTGGTCACCACGGTGGTGAACTGGGTCATCAAGCCGTTCACGATGTTCGGCATCGCGTGGCTGTTCTTCTTCGTGATCTTCGAGAACCAGATTCCACCCGAGCTGGCGCAGCAGTATCTTGCCGGCGCGGTGCTTCTGGGCGCGGCACCCTGCACCGCGATGGTGTTCGTGTGGTCGTACCTGGCCGACGGCGATCCCGCCTACACGCTTGTCCAGGTCGCCTTGAACGACCTCATCATGCTCGTCGCATTCGTGCCCATCGTGTCGTTCCTGCTGGGCGTCGGGGGCATCCCGGTTCCGTGGGACACGATGGCGCTCTCCGTCGTGCTGTTCGTCGTCGTCCCCCTTGTGGCAGGGTGGTTTGTGCGTACCCGGCTGATCGCGGCCAAGGGCCTCGCTTGGTTCGAGACCGACTTCCTGCCGCGATTCGGCCCCATCACGATCATCGCGCTGCTGGCCACGCTCGTGATCATCTTCATCTTCCAGGGTGAGATCATCGTGGCCAATCCGTTCCACATCCTACTCATCGCCATCCCGCTCACCATCCAGACGTTCCTCATCTTCGCGATCGCCTACGGATGGGCCTGGCGCTGGAGGATCCCGCACCCCATCGGTGCACCTGCGGGCTTCATCGGCGCCTCGAACTTCTTCGAGTTGGCGGTCGCCGTTGCGATCGCGCTGTTCGGCCTCACCTCGGGTGCGACGCTCGTCACCGTCGTGGGGGTGCTGGTGGAGGTGCCGGTGATGCTGACGCTCGTATGGATCGCGAACCGCACACGCGAACGGTATTCGGTGCGCGCCGGAGGCGACCAGCACTGCACGGCGCCGGTTCCGCTCGTGGCGTCGCTCGTGGACGGCGAAGAGTGCAACTCATGA
- a CDS encoding hydrogenase subunit MbhD domain-containing protein yields MSKAFDITLMVLLITCAIAVIRTKDLLGAVVIFSTYSLLMCLIWQHRGAPDVAMTEAAVGAGITTVLFLLAISKTVRREK; encoded by the coding sequence GTGAGCAAGGCCTTCGACATCACGCTCATGGTTCTGCTCATCACCTGCGCGATCGCAGTGATCCGCACCAAGGACCTGCTCGGTGCTGTGGTCATCTTCTCGACCTACAGCCTCTTGATGTGCCTGATCTGGCAGCACAGGGGGGCCCCCGATGTTGCGATGACAGAGGCAGCGGTTGGCGCCGGCATCACCACCGTCTTGTTTCTGCTCGCGATCAGCAAGACGGTGAGGCGAGAGAAATGA
- a CDS encoding proton-conducting transporter membrane subunit, giving the protein MSASTMIVAVIIVPLLGAVLTPVVGGRSGKAAGPWAFGTMLLTSAIGVYLMAHVARVGPFSAYLGGWEPPYGIELRFDEFSASISVICLLGTLAILFSFRYAEKELPAERLRYYYTLLLLNLTGMIGFVVTGDLFNLFVFMEILSLSSYALVAVSGEHTAEMAAFKYLIMGAVSSLLVLFGIGLLYALTGSLNMADISTRLTGAAEAPAMLAFAVLAVGFVVKAAVFPLHIWLPDAHAIAPSPVSAILSGLVVKMGLLGLVRIYQIYYGARVLDLSTFNLMLVWLGAISIVMGAFFAIFQEDIKMMLAYSTISNVGYIVMGLGLASQYSVIGATVHVFNHAIIKATLFLGAGALIYRTGYRNLTDLRGVGRSMPLTTAAISIGAVSIVGIPPTAGFLCKWYIALGAIEANQPFFGFALVFGALFIFVYYIRMVNAFYFQQPVHPEILELKEAPPSMLVPVLLLAALCLIMGILGRLPLSFIEPAVARLLGTLGMGG; this is encoded by the coding sequence ATGTCTGCGTCAACGATGATCGTGGCGGTCATCATCGTGCCCCTGCTCGGCGCGGTGCTGACACCTGTCGTAGGCGGACGCAGCGGCAAAGCGGCAGGCCCTTGGGCCTTCGGCACCATGCTCCTGACCTCCGCCATCGGGGTCTACCTCATGGCGCACGTTGCGCGGGTCGGGCCGTTCTCTGCGTACCTGGGCGGGTGGGAGCCGCCTTACGGCATCGAGCTGCGGTTCGACGAGTTCTCCGCTTCGATCAGCGTGATCTGCCTGCTCGGCACCCTCGCGATCCTGTTCTCCTTCCGCTACGCCGAGAAGGAGCTGCCTGCCGAGCGCCTTCGCTACTACTACACGCTTCTGCTGCTGAACCTCACGGGCATGATCGGGTTCGTGGTGACCGGCGATCTGTTCAACCTGTTCGTCTTCATGGAGATCCTGTCGCTCTCGAGCTACGCGCTTGTGGCGGTGAGCGGTGAACACACCGCGGAGATGGCGGCGTTCAAGTACCTCATCATGGGGGCGGTCTCGTCGCTGTTGGTCCTGTTCGGCATCGGGTTGCTCTACGCGCTGACCGGCAGCCTGAACATGGCGGACATCTCAACCCGTCTCACCGGGGCCGCTGAGGCTCCGGCGATGCTCGCCTTCGCGGTGCTCGCCGTCGGTTTCGTGGTCAAAGCGGCGGTCTTCCCGCTGCATATCTGGCTTCCGGATGCCCATGCGATCGCCCCCAGCCCGGTTAGCGCCATCCTCTCGGGCCTGGTGGTCAAGATGGGGCTGCTGGGGTTGGTCCGCATCTACCAGATCTACTACGGCGCTCGCGTGCTCGATCTGAGCACATTCAACCTGATGCTCGTGTGGCTGGGCGCCATCTCGATCGTGATGGGCGCCTTCTTCGCGATCTTCCAAGAGGACATCAAGATGATGCTCGCGTACTCGACGATCTCCAACGTCGGCTACATCGTCATGGGCCTCGGGCTGGCAAGCCAGTACAGCGTGATCGGTGCGACCGTCCATGTGTTCAACCACGCGATCATCAAGGCCACGCTCTTCTTGGGTGCCGGCGCCCTCATCTATCGGACGGGCTACCGCAACCTGACCGATCTGCGCGGGGTCGGACGCTCCATGCCCCTCACCACCGCTGCTATCTCGATCGGGGCGGTCTCGATCGTGGGCATCCCGCCGACCGCGGGCTTCCTGTGCAAGTGGTACATCGCGCTCGGCGCGATCGAGGCGAACCAACCGTTCTTCGGCTTCGCCCTCGTGTTCGGGGCGCTCTTCATCTTCGTCTACTACATACGGATGGTGAACGCGTTCTACTTCCAGCAGCCGGTGCACCCGGAGATCCTCGAGCTCAAAGAGGCACCGCCCAGCATGCTCGTGCCGGTTCTCCTGCTCGCCGCTCTGTGCCTGATCATGGGGATTCTGGGCCGGCTGCCGTTGAGCTTCATCGAGCCCGCGGTCGCGCGCCTGCTCGGGACGCTGGGGATGGGGGGCTAG
- a CDS encoding Na+/H+ antiporter subunit E: MKALGAAAPLFVFWLVLTGSLAPADLALGLALSVLLGWWAARALWAAGDEPSLSLKQAVRFCGYLLWLIKEIVVAAVGVAEKVLDPRMPIEPVVVVHHSPLGRTVSRVVFANSITLTPGTLTVDVDESGYTVHCLSEEFATGIENGEMESRIRRVFEE, translated from the coding sequence ATGAAGGCCCTCGGTGCTGCAGCCCCGCTGTTCGTCTTCTGGCTGGTGCTCACCGGATCGCTGGCGCCAGCCGACCTTGCGCTGGGGCTCGCGCTGTCTGTGCTCCTTGGCTGGTGGGCGGCGCGCGCACTCTGGGCGGCAGGGGACGAGCCGTCGCTGAGCTTGAAGCAGGCCGTGCGCTTCTGTGGCTACCTGCTCTGGCTCATCAAGGAGATCGTTGTTGCCGCGGTAGGCGTGGCCGAGAAGGTCCTGGACCCCCGGATGCCCATCGAACCGGTCGTGGTCGTCCATCACAGCCCGCTTGGTCGCACCGTCTCGCGGGTCGTGTTCGCCAACTCGATCACGCTGACCCCGGGCACGCTCACCGTCGATGTGGATGAATCGGGCTACACCGTGCACTGTCTCAGCGAGGAGTTCGCAACGGGCATCGAGAACGGTGAGATGGAGTCGCGAATCCGACGGGTGTTCGAGGAGTGA
- a CDS encoding N-formylglutamate amidohydrolase produces the protein MERVADRYGVPLASVVRAEGPVVAFALHAGHALRPGLDEVSALSEDDRLREEDPYTATMVPDGVSLVEAVRSRFEVDLNRPRERAVYRGPEDAWGLDLYRRPPSADVLSASLSVYDDFYETAHAVLTQMERDHGRFVVLDLHSYNHRRDGMTAVASPIERNPEVNLGTGRIDRDRWGDVADSFMESMLDSGFDCRENVRFRGGYFSQWVSENFPESGVALAIEFKKIYMDEWTGRPDHAAILRIREALGVAIERIEEALSARAWSSDRVPSIEGLRA, from the coding sequence ATGGAGCGGGTCGCGGACAGATACGGCGTACCACTGGCCAGCGTCGTGCGCGCAGAGGGCCCGGTCGTCGCGTTCGCACTGCATGCCGGTCACGCGCTGCGGCCCGGGCTCGATGAGGTCAGCGCGCTATCGGAAGACGACCGGCTGCGCGAGGAGGATCCGTACACCGCAACGATGGTGCCCGATGGCGTGTCGCTGGTCGAAGCGGTCCGCTCGCGCTTCGAGGTGGACCTGAACCGCCCCCGAGAACGGGCGGTGTATCGGGGTCCCGAGGACGCCTGGGGTCTGGATTTGTACCGAAGGCCTCCGTCAGCTGACGTCCTTTCGGCGTCACTCTCCGTCTACGACGACTTCTACGAGACCGCTCACGCGGTCCTGACGCAGATGGAGCGCGATCACGGCAGGTTTGTCGTCTTGGACCTGCACAGCTACAACCACCGCAGGGACGGCATGACCGCGGTCGCGTCCCCGATCGAGCGCAATCCAGAGGTGAATCTCGGCACCGGGCGCATCGACCGGGATCGCTGGGGCGATGTGGCCGACAGTTTCATGGAATCCATGCTGGATTCGGGCTTCGATTGTCGGGAGAATGTCAGATTCCGCGGCGGGTACTTCTCTCAGTGGGTGAGCGAAAACTTCCCCGAAAGCGGCGTCGCGCTCGCCATCGAGTTCAAGAAGATCTACATGGACGAATGGACCGGGCGTCCGGATCACGCGGCGATACTGCGGATTCGCGAGGCGCTTGGTGTCGCGATCGAGAGAATCGAAGAGGCACTGTCGGCACGGGCGTGGAGCTCGGACAGGGTTCCAAGCATCGAAGGGCTACGCGCATGA
- a CDS encoding diguanylate cyclase, with amino-acid sequence MDLLVTRADPAIGHADDHHLTSLIAIVASTLFLTLLSVFTGEIGVLWPLYLAPILIAALSYGVPGAVTTATLCAGIVALVLPGVGRWADHLGVVVGFVIFLGCGVAVGVAANRNRRLVRTAEQASIYDPETGLFKPGTLRERLAEEAERGVRHGYDVALLIVRIDDLPRFREQFGAYKTGLLFEHLAAVVSIAVRGTDVVGRFAPDALAVIAPFTAPSDAAGVAERVERAVGEAAFEGDVLEPATRCSATVVWASAPQEATGPDGLVGLAEERLEARP; translated from the coding sequence ATGGACCTTCTCGTCACGCGGGCCGACCCAGCGATAGGGCATGCCGACGATCACCATCTGACAAGCCTCATCGCAATCGTCGCCTCGACCCTCTTCCTTACGTTGCTGTCTGTGTTCACGGGGGAGATCGGCGTCCTGTGGCCGCTCTATCTCGCACCGATCCTGATAGCGGCCTTGTCGTACGGCGTACCAGGGGCAGTGACCACTGCAACGCTGTGCGCTGGAATCGTGGCGCTCGTCCTGCCGGGGGTCGGTCGCTGGGCCGATCACCTCGGCGTTGTTGTGGGGTTCGTGATATTCCTCGGCTGCGGAGTCGCGGTCGGTGTCGCTGCGAACCGAAACCGGCGTCTGGTTCGCACGGCGGAGCAGGCATCCATCTACGATCCGGAGACCGGTCTGTTCAAGCCCGGCACGTTGCGCGAGCGTCTTGCCGAAGAGGCTGAGCGGGGAGTCCGGCATGGATACGACGTCGCGCTGCTGATCGTTCGCATCGATGACCTCCCGAGGTTCCGAGAGCAGTTCGGTGCGTACAAGACGGGGCTGCTCTTCGAGCACCTGGCGGCCGTGGTGAGTATCGCCGTGCGAGGAACCGACGTGGTAGGGCGTTTCGCGCCTGACGCTCTCGCGGTCATCGCACCCTTCACCGCTCCGAGCGATGCCGCTGGCGTCGCGGAGCGTGTCGAGCGTGCGGTCGGCGAAGCCGCGTTCGAGGGCGACGTGCTCGAGCCGGCAACGCGCTGCAGTGCGACGGTGGTCTGGGCATCCGCGCCCCAGGAGGCGACGGGGCCCGACGGGCTCGTCGGGCTGGCCGAGGAGCGGCTCGAGGCGAGACCATGA
- the mnhG gene encoding monovalent cation/H(+) antiporter subunit G: MSLIAAIVQAAAVILCVMGAFFFLVGTVGILRLPDFFSRTHAATKCDTVGAGSILLGLTLLEGFRPDALRLIALAGLVLVSSPTAGHALARAAYRTGLKPWTLAAKDKGGDAA; the protein is encoded by the coding sequence ATGAGCCTGATTGCAGCCATCGTTCAGGCCGCGGCGGTCATCCTGTGCGTCATGGGCGCCTTCTTCTTCCTTGTCGGCACCGTCGGCATACTGCGGCTCCCGGACTTCTTCTCGCGCACGCATGCGGCCACCAAGTGCGACACCGTCGGTGCGGGTTCGATCCTGCTGGGACTCACGCTCTTGGAGGGCTTCAGGCCTGATGCCCTCAGGCTCATCGCGCTCGCCGGACTCGTGCTGGTCTCGAGTCCCACGGCTGGCCATGCACTCGCCCGTGCGGCCTATCGCACGGGGCTCAAGCCGTGGACGCTCGCGGCCAAGGACAAGGGCGGTGACGCGGCGTGA
- a CDS encoding metallophosphoesterase family protein gives MRRIALFSDVHANLEALDAVLGDIAAADVEEVYCLGDLVGYGPDPSGVVERIRSLGIPTIMGNYDEGIGNRRGECGCYYATEQAKSDGAASYAFTDAALDDTDHEWLATLLSEIRLEHEGARILLAHGSPRKINEYLLLDRQDAQLIRLADAAEADVVCVGHVHIPYHRVMTTEGGRSVHYISSGSVGKPKDGDPRAAWVELVVGASSEVRAAASDDDAAAGAGSADAWLGVVIHRVAYDIESVAQKMAEAGLPLTLAEALRRG, from the coding sequence ATGAGACGCATCGCTCTGTTCTCGGACGTGCACGCCAACCTCGAGGCACTCGATGCCGTGCTCGGTGACATCGCTGCGGCGGACGTCGAGGAGGTCTACTGCCTCGGCGACCTCGTGGGCTACGGGCCGGACCCGTCGGGTGTCGTGGAGCGTATCCGCTCGCTCGGTATCCCGACGATCATGGGCAACTACGATGAGGGCATTGGCAACCGTCGTGGGGAGTGCGGCTGCTACTACGCGACCGAGCAGGCGAAATCCGACGGCGCGGCATCCTACGCGTTCACCGATGCAGCGCTCGATGATACCGACCACGAGTGGCTTGCGACGCTGCTTTCTGAGATCCGGCTCGAGCACGAGGGAGCCCGCATCCTGCTCGCGCACGGTAGCCCGCGCAAGATCAACGAGTACCTGCTCCTCGACCGGCAGGACGCGCAGCTCATCCGTCTGGCTGATGCCGCCGAAGCCGACGTCGTGTGTGTCGGGCACGTCCACATCCCGTACCACCGCGTGATGACGACCGAGGGTGGCCGGTCCGTCCACTACATCAGCAGCGGTTCGGTCGGCAAGCCCAAGGACGGCGACCCCCGAGCGGCGTGGGTGGAACTCGTCGTGGGTGCATCAAGCGAGGTCCGCGCAGCCGCGAGCGACGATGATGCGGCCGCTGGGGCGGGGAGTGCCGACGCCTGGCTCGGGGTCGTCATCCATCGCGTCGCATACGACATCGAGTCGGTCGCACAGAAGATGGCCGAGGCCGGCCTGCCGTTGACCCTGGCCGAGGCGCTGCGAAGGGGCTAG
- a CDS encoding cation:proton antiporter subunit C, translating to MIDALWTNLDYVGSVVLFCIGLYCVITKNNLIKKFIGINIMETAVFAFIVALGVVEGGDAPIMGSGATPPFTNPIPQALILTGIVVAVSTTSLALSLIIRIYRHCGTIEADELREMG from the coding sequence ATGATCGATGCGCTGTGGACGAACCTCGACTACGTGGGCTCGGTCGTGCTGTTCTGCATCGGCCTCTACTGCGTCATCACGAAGAACAATCTCATCAAGAAGTTCATCGGGATCAATATCATGGAGACCGCGGTGTTCGCCTTCATCGTCGCGCTGGGCGTCGTCGAAGGTGGCGATGCACCGATCATGGGCTCCGGTGCGACTCCGCCGTTCACCAACCCGATTCCGCAAGCGCTCATTCTGACCGGAATCGTGGTCGCGGTCAGCACGACCTCACTTGCCCTGAGCCTCATCATCCGCATCTATCGGCACTGCGGGACCATCGAAGCCGACGAGCTGCGGGAGATGGGGTGA
- a CDS encoding glutathione synthetase: MKIGFVVNDIATETAGYTTTRLAVAAINAGHEAWVMTPGDFAYDPDEKVKARAVHAPKDRYASTASYLKGLRSTGARSSRITVDDLDVLMLRNDPSQDVEMPWRQNAAIDFGRLAMRNGVIVLNDPNGLAKALTKMYFQQFPEEVRPRTIITRDRDEIREFVKEQDGHAVLKPLQGSGGKGVFMVDHATKKNLNQMIDALTRDGYVIAQEYLSEAEQGDTRLFMINGRPFKYKGRYAAFKRLRQGDDIRSNVHAGGQIAPAQITDRELRICEIVRPKLVTDGMFLVGLDIVGDKLMEVNVFSPGGLGSAQTFEKVNFCTGVISALERKVDYMNTYRRRFSNVQMNTL, encoded by the coding sequence ATGAAGATCGGGTTCGTCGTCAACGACATCGCCACCGAGACGGCTGGTTACACCACCACCCGGTTGGCCGTCGCGGCGATCAATGCGGGACACGAGGCGTGGGTCATGACACCGGGCGATTTCGCCTACGACCCCGACGAGAAGGTCAAGGCGCGCGCCGTCCATGCTCCCAAGGACAGGTATGCCAGTACTGCGTCGTACCTGAAGGGCCTACGCAGCACTGGCGCGCGCAGCAGTCGGATCACCGTCGATGACCTCGATGTCCTGATGCTGCGCAACGACCCCTCCCAGGATGTCGAGATGCCGTGGCGCCAGAACGCGGCCATCGACTTCGGGCGACTGGCCATGCGCAACGGGGTCATCGTCCTGAACGACCCGAACGGGCTTGCCAAGGCGCTCACCAAGATGTACTTCCAGCAGTTCCCGGAGGAGGTGCGTCCACGGACCATCATCACGCGCGATCGCGATGAGATCAGAGAGTTCGTCAAGGAGCAGGACGGCCATGCGGTGCTCAAGCCACTTCAGGGCAGCGGCGGCAAGGGTGTCTTCATGGTCGACCACGCGACCAAGAAGAACCTCAATCAGATGATCGACGCTCTGACTCGCGACGGCTACGTCATCGCCCAGGAGTACCTGAGCGAGGCCGAGCAAGGGGACACGCGGCTGTTCATGATCAATGGTCGGCCCTTCAAGTACAAGGGCCGGTACGCCGCTTTCAAGCGATTGAGGCAGGGTGACGACATTCGTAGCAACGTGCACGCTGGGGGGCAGATCGCACCGGCGCAGATTACTGACAGGGAGCTTCGGATCTGCGAGATCGTGCGGCCCAAGCTGGTCACCGACGGCATGTTCCTGGTGGGGCTCGACATCGTCGGCGACAAGCTCATGGAGGTCAACGTGTTCTCGCCCGGAGGTCTCGGCAGTGCCCAGACCTTCGAGAAGGTCAACTTCTGCACCGGGGTTATCAGCGCTTTGGAGCGAAAAGTCGACTACATGAACACCTACCGGCGCAGGTTCTCAAACGTTCAGATGAACACGCTGTAG
- a CDS encoding monovalent cation/H+ antiporter complex subunit F — MDTFLWGLGIFLLANALLCLTRAYLGPTVADRILAVNIVGTKTLVVLVLLAYIFGRSLYLDIAFVYGLLNFAVTAIAARLMETGRLMGDWS, encoded by the coding sequence ATGGACACATTCCTCTGGGGACTCGGTATCTTCTTGCTAGCCAACGCCTTGCTGTGTCTGACCCGGGCGTACCTTGGCCCGACCGTGGCGGACCGGATCCTGGCGGTCAACATAGTCGGCACCAAGACCCTTGTGGTACTCGTGCTGCTCGCCTACATCTTTGGTCGCAGCCTGTATCTCGACATCGCGTTCGTCTATGGATTGCTCAACTTCGCTGTCACCGCCATAGCCGCACGTCTCATGGAGACCGGTCGGCTGATGGGGGACTGGTCATGA